The genomic DNA TTAcccgaaggattcttgttaacatgttgtttatgttaatagtTAATAGTGGTTGTGAATCGGTTCACATGTATGGTTactatgattgattatgttatTGTATTATGATTAGGATGGAAAGATGTAATCGGCTGTTATGTATTGTCATAATCGGATGTAGTTTGGTAATCGAGATCCATGTTAGAGTGTTTATGTATTGTTAAGATGTTGTTCATATTATggtttgattagggttcatgtgatttggtgttgcaattgttctgtttgatcgatgataGGTTAACTGAATAAtagaaattatgttaattgattgtggtttaatcggattgtgaaactgccaaacttgttagcTGTCATCAAGGAAATCttgtgcatgaaatcaggaaagttgTTACAGTTGAAAACCACACTGTTGCGAGTCGGTacctccagttgcgactcgaaacctcacaccgacacagcagcacgagccgcaatcacggttgcgagtcaggttgcgactcgtaaccagaccatgacgagccgagaccagccattgcgactcgaaacttcccgttgcgactcgagaccgctggttgcgactcgaggccCATTAGCTCGCACACACTGTTTTGGATTCACGCTATcacgggcccaattgattgggccaagtaattggacttgtTTTCATATTTGCTAATCGGACTGCTATAATTATTTGGATCAGGCTTTATGGGAATtcgcacaacaggttgggccgaTTAGTATTGGGCTTACGTGTTTAAACCGTACAAGTTGTATGTATTGCTTAACTGTCAAATGTTGCCATGATTTATACGTGATTAGTAACGTGCTAGACTATGCGAAACAAACGTGTAATATCTAAgtcaagacctgacttgtattataaccatgataggacgtggttgaccatttactagcttacctgtactccttgtgtatctgccgagcaaaccaaggtgagttcacacagccaaggcatgggattcccgggttgggaattgggttggaaatgttgatatggaatgattactcgtacttacgcattcactagactatagaccatcgtcctcaggatagtcaggacacgttacgtaaagcctacgtaacccaagaaattgccatttgtctcccgggtcgggaggacacgttacgtaaagcctacgtaacccaataccttctactgtcttccgggtcggaaggacacgctgcgtaaagcctacgtagcccccacacgtaccactgtcctcggggaagggcacgtcacgtaaatcctgcgtgacccagtacgtattcctgttctcggtttaagaagaacacatggttgcactagtctagtaagtaccataatgggaaacccccattatTAAGAATAactgtgagaatccctcaccaatagtatatacatgtatgggaagccccccacaagatgaacttacgcattactgttaagaacttactttctgtgaactcgctcaactagtttgttgattatttgctgcatgccttgcaggaccttaggtacattatggagcttgcacagggaggagaaggtcgttgtgggatatggatcatgaacgatatttgaacttataactattttgagtttacattactatgcttccgctacttaaacaaagttggttttgaaacatcaatcatgtcatgatgaactaccttaattacttttattattattaaatgctatgtttgttatgattgatggcttgatcctggtcatgtcacgcctccaagcggtggtactccgcgtgtgggattttggggggtgtgacaacaacttTCTACGAATTGAGGGTCTACGCGTCGCGTGGCAGGGAAGCATGGGTTGCCCACATGACACGGCGTGTCCATCTTCCACAGCAAGTCTGTTTTTGCTTaatttgacccctgaacttgtgtAGGATTGTTATTCTATGCTAAAACTTCATATTTTTGTATGTTTTCAAGTATCGGGAGCGTGTGTATGCATTTGATACGTATCGTGTATGTATGAATGATAATTTAAGTGTACCATAAGTGTTGGTGCATAAatgtctgtcaacttcgtcttgtatcgagtcttgtacctagataggataaaccagtgctCAGTAGGCTAGAAATTAGGGTTTAAGTGGTGTTTGAGCAGTTCGCACGAAATGGATaaagccatttcgcacgaaatgggaaaaacccatttcgcacgaaatgggaaaaacccatttcgcacgaaatgggtaATATCCATTCCATGCAAAATGGCACCACTATATATACCTGAGCTggttttcatttgtaacgttcgagatttcagagccgaggtgctgccaaacTGTCAACTGATCTGTAAAGCTTTAAAATCAATAAACAAGATAATCTAAGCATgaatcaagctgtaatcaagtCCGAATCATcgaattccgcctttgattctgattaaaactcttctgatcgactcgtttaggtcgtacaacgatcctacaataaGTCTCGGTTTCGCATGTAAACACGTATTTGATGAACGATTACATGTAACATAAGTATGGATCGAACATCATTTATATAAATACAATTTTCCATTATGATTAAAGTCTCGGATCACAAGATTGGAAATGAAACACGATTACAAGTTGCTGAAAATAGAAATGCGAATACaactttctaaatatggaaagtacaaaCATGCGGAGCGTTACACTTCAGACGCTTCATTACTAAGTTTAGATGACTCATTTGGTTATCAGTCACTCCTCAGCTGCTAACATTCTTCTTGGAGTTTCTTTTCAACACTTACATTCAAAATGGAGTAACACCGAGTATAGGGTTCGGTTCGAAATTCACAGATCCCCATATAATTTAAAACGAATTGTTTTGTTCGAGTAAAGATCAACTTCAAATATTTGAAATACGAATCCAAATGTGTTATTTAAGTTTCGCTTTGTTCAACTTTTCAGGTTTTCAAGTTATAAAATTTCAAATACACCGATGCGGCGTGCTTTTTTATCTCcgtgatataaattttatttaaaatcgAGGAAGTACAAATCCAACATTAACaatattatctttttgtttcacGATGGTGCGTTATGTGAACCGATCTCTTTTAGTTCTGTTATTTTATCTAGTTTTAGCAATTGACTTCTAGCTTACTGGTATCAGTGTGGGTAACGTTGAGGGTTTGTGTTTTTATACTTAACATTGGTTTGGAATTAATAATAAGCTTGAAGAATGTGTGTtacacgttttttttttttaagttgagTTTTAAGCATACTTACACACAGGGAAATGCTATACATATTTTGTTACCTTTGAATATGTTTTATATAACTTTCAatcttaaatatatataaaaataatacttttcTTCCTATCAATGATTTTCAGGATGAAGCATCAAGATTTGATTTACGACAAAATCACATATTCTTTTCCTTAGTACAAGTCAAATGTTTTTTTGGCCCACATACTTGACCAAAGAATGTTCTTTCTCCCCTCACAAACCATCTCTAGTCTTGCCATCAAAGTTTTATATTACAAAGTTCCCTATAAAACCAGTTTTTGGCCGATACTCATTGTCATCTTGTCTTGTTTACCATTTTCGGAATAGGACGGTCCGGGTTAGGCTATTGTAACATATATTAAAAACGTCATATTAAAAAAGCAAACCGATCAACTCACGTAAGTTGTTGTTCTCGCGATATATATTCAATTCACTAAGTCTTTCATGGATTTCGGAATAGCAGCAAGTTTGGTCGATGCATTGAAGCAAAACCGGTACCATGCCAGGAGATGCTTCGAGCGGTATGTCAAATTGtgtaacaaaatcattaaaaattcatttttcTTATGTTTTATCTATTTGAaataactgtttttttttttctttcaaagtTTTACATCACGTGGAAAAAGAATGGTGAAGCCTCAAGAATTGATGAACATCATTGAAAAAACCATTGACGACAAGCTTGAAAGAACAAAGGTTTTGGAGGGTTCCCTGGGACAAATCTTAAGTTCCACACAGGTTATTACTGTTTAAATTTATAATATTTAACAAAATTTAATTAATTAGACAAACATTATATTGTTTTAATCATGTTATTTATAAcatcaaattattattattattattattattattattattattattattattattattgttattattattattattattattattattattattattattattattattattattattattattattattattattattattattattattattatcaaccAAAAGTAACTTTTTTACAGGCTACAATGACCACTCAAATTTAGTTGTGAAACTATTTTATAAATGTTAAAAAGAAACTTATCTAAACGAAAAATACGTGAGTCATGGTTTAGTGGGAAAAAAAATCACATTTAACCTGAAGTAAGTGGCAATAGATAAGAAAACAATCACATCATTAATTACTAAGCTTCACAAAAGTTCCATTTAAGTCaatcggaaaaaaaaaaaaaaaaaaaaaaaaaaaaaaaaaaaaaaaacaatcactACTAACCAAGTTTTATTTATATTGCCTTTATGtcacttttaattttaaaaactaCATTTAGACAAAACTTGCTGAACACATTTATGtcacttttaattttaaaaactaTTAACATTTAGAACTTATTATTATTTCATAATTTTATCTgttattagtaataatattattattattatttaacgaTATTCATGGATATATGTGGTGAAATACATGCAGGAGGCAATCGTAATTCCACCATATGTTGTTTTAGGATTGAGGGCAAATCCAGGACAATGGGCATACGTTAAGGTCAATGCTGATGACGTCACTGTTCAATCTCTTACACCTTCTCAATATTTGAAGTTCAAAGAATCCATCTACGATCAAGAATGGTAACGAGTCGTATTTTACTAGCATAATGTTAAAAAGGGTTTGGCTAAACGCACCCCACCCCTGTATATCAAACATAAACCGgctccctcccccccccccccctcaaaaaaaaaTGTGAGTGGGATATTACATTATAGGTTTTTAACGAGAGAAGACCAACTAAGTGTGTGAGAGGGGAGTTAAAAAAAATTGACTTGGTCTTCTTGAATACGCGTTAAACCGTGTTGTGTTCGGTTCCAGACACAATTTGTGGGTTTGAACTACCAACCCACGACACGAGCATAACCTGTTTAGCAccttaaattgttttgtttttaatgatctTTGTGTACCAAGTGAACTACAACATTGTTTACAAGCTAAAAAGAATTTCATAAGCAGGGCAAAAGACGAAAATGCCCTAGAACTCGATTTCGGAGCATTCGATTTTGGCACACCGCGCCTTATTCTCCCTTCATCTATCGGCAATGGACTCGGATACATTTCGAAGTTCATGACTTCAAGAATCGGTGGTGATCTAGAAAACGCAAAGCCTTTGCTTGACCATTTGCTAGCTCTAAATTATCATGGCGAGGTAAACGTCATGATCATCATATACTGAATTATGTTGATTCGGGTTATGTTTTATCTATAACATATATAAATAAAACGGTCAAAATGGGCGGTTTGATAGAGTATATTTAACCTTCTAAATCATTTATAATCACATTTGTCACTAAATTATTATAATGAATGTAAACATTTTTGAAAAAAGTATTATCTGACCAgcccgtaaaaaaaaaaaaaaaaaaaaaaaaaaaaaaaaaaaaacctacccttTTTGACCCAACCCGGCGCACATCTTTGAAGTTTGATGTATATGGACATGTTTTTCTTTTGCAGAAGCTTATGATCAATGAGACAATAGATACAGTTTCAAAGCTCCAGAAAGCATTGATTGTTGCTGATGTCTACTTATCTGCACACCCGAAAGACGAGCAATATAGTACCTTAGAGCCCAAGTAATCGATAAACCGAACCTTTTCTTTACATCATCATGAACTTGACTAAATGTGTTTGCAAATTATAGGCTTAAAGAATGGGGATTCGAGAAAGGATGGGGAGATAACGCTGAAAGAGTTAAGGAGACGATGAAAATGCTTTCGGAGATTCTTCAAGCTCCCGATCCAACTAACATGGAATTGTTCTTTAGCAGACTTCCTTTCATATTCAACATCGTCATCTTTTCTATTCACGGTTACTTTGGACAGTCTGATGTTCTTGGATTACCGGACACCGGAGGCCAGGTGACTAACTTTGGTCAAATGCAGCGTTGACCAACATGATTCAAGACATTAATCTAATTTATGTGCAGGTTGTTTACATTCTTGATCAAGTGAAAGCACTAGAGGAAGAGATCTTGCTGAGAATAAAGCAGCAAGGACTGAATGCAAAGCCTCGGATTCTTGTGGTATGTTTCAAATAGGGGTGGcgctttacgaccctaaacatgACCCGCACCCGACACGAAAATATTTGGGTTGGCATATCTAACCTGTTGTTTAAATAACGGGTTGACCTATTTAACTCGTTTAGTTAAACATATTGACCCACTAACCCATTTTTCACAACCCACCAACCCGATTAACACGTTTTCAACTTGATTATTACCCGCCAACCCATTTGACACAATTTGAGAAGTGGGTTAAACGGGTTGTGGTCGGATTTTAAGTGAGTACTGGTATAGAGCCGATGAATAGAAATATGGGTCATGTTCAGGTTGAATAATGCAACACGATTGACACCCCCGAAACAAGATTCGTGATTTTTTGAGTTTTGAAAAATTCTAAATGACTATAAATATGCAGGTGAGTCGACTCATTCCCGATGCGCAAGGAACAAAGTGTAATGAAGAGATGGAACCAATCTTGAACACTATGCACTCACACATCCTTCGGGTTCCTTTTAGAACCTTGAAAGGCGTTGTCCCTCAATGGGTTTCACGGTTTGACATCTACCCATATCTCGAAAGATTCTCAAAGGCAAGACCGCGTGTTTGGGATTTTGTTTTCATAAAATAGGCGGGTCAAGTTTTGATACGTTCATATGTTCTTTAGGATGCTGCAACTAAAATCCTAGAGGTAATGGAGTGTAAACCAGATCTTATACTTGGGAACTACACAGATGGAAACATTGTGGCATCTCTTACGGCCAAAAAGTTCGGAGTAACACAGGTTTTTTATAATTTGTTAAAGTTTAAATTTCTTATACGCGTTATTAAGTTCTTCGAGTCACAGTTTTTGGTTAAATTAAACCTCAGGGAACGATTGCACACGCGTTGGAGAAGACCAAGTACGAAGATTCGGACCTTAACTGGAAAAAGTTTGAAAAAAAGTATCATTTTTCTTGTCAATTCACTGCGGATTTGATCTCGATGAATGCTGCAGATTTCATAATCACAAGCACTTGTCAAGAAATTGTGGGAAGGTTAGATGTCTGAAAACCGAGATTGTTTGTAAGAAAATTGAATTAATCTGATCGGGTTTGGGCTCGTTTTTGTTCAAATGTAGTAAGCAAAGGCCCGGACAATATGAGACCCATGCGGCATTTAGTATGCCTGGACTATGTAGAGTTGTGTCGGGCATCAATGTATTCGATCCAAAGTTCAACATAGCTTCACCTGGTGCAGAACAATCGGTTTATTTTCCGTACACGGAGACGGAGAAACGGTTAACGTCTTTTCATCCCGCGATCAAAGAACTACTTTACAACGAAAAAGACAACGACGAGCATATGTAAGTGTTATTCTTAGATGTAGCAAGTTGGGCGGGTCAGACGAGTAGAATAACTTGTCTAAACGGGTTGACCCGTTTTCTTTTAGCTTTTATCTTACCTATTTCACGTGTTTGTTGAATAGGGGATATCTGGCGGATGTAACCAAGCCGATTATATTCTCAATGGCCAGGCTAGATACGGTGAAAAACATAACAGGATTAACCGAGTGGTACGGGAAGAACAAACGGCTCAGAAGTCTTGTAAACTTGGTTGTCGTTGCGGGGTTCTTCGATCCATCAAAATCTAAAGACCGAGAAGAGATGGCGGAAATCAAGAAAATGCATCAACTAATCGAGAAATACAAACTAAAGGGTCAGATGAGATGGATAGCGGCTCAAAACGATAGGACACGCAACGGAGAATTGTATCGTTGTATTGCTGACACAAAGGGAGCCTTTGTGCAGCCCGCATTGTATGAAGCTTTCGGGCTGACGGTTATCGAAGCCATGAATTGTGGTCTCCCAACTTTTGCAACCAACCAAGGAGGGCCCGCAGAGATTGTAGTTGACGGGGTTTCTGGATTTCATATTAATCCCAATAACGGAGATGAATCAAGCAACAAGATTGCTGACTTCTTCACGAAATGCAAAGTTGACGCCGAGTATTGGGACCGGATGTCACAAGCTGGACTTCAACGTATTTACCAGTGGTAAGTCGTAGCTACGACCTAGAGGTGTTTATATAGACAAAACCAGATCAATCGAAATGGTTCTGTATCGGTCTGATTCTGGTTTGGTCCACATTTATCTTCGAATTGGACTAAAAAGTTATCGTTTTTTCAGCTACACGTGGAAGATGTATGCTAACAAAGCGTTGAACATGGGGTCGATGTACGGTTTCTGGAGGCAACTAAACAAAGAGAATAAGCAAGCGAAGCAGCGATACATCGATATCTTGTATAACTTACAATTCAAGAAGCTGGTGAGTTATTTCCCGACACTACGTGTTGATGACTATACATAGCTTTCAATATGATAATTACGTCTTAAACACTATTCATCGTTCTTTTACAGGCAAAAACCATCGAAATCCCTGATTTCGTGACTCCTCAACATCAAGAAGGAGCCGAAACCAAACCAACAACGTCACCGCTTGCAGAACCAGTGCAAAAGGAAACCGGACTTCTTCCGATGGAGTTGACCAAGCGGAGTCAACCGAGATATATACAAGACGGGTCGACTCTGATGAGCAATGCAAGAAAACCACTGATTGTTCTTGTTTCTGTGTTAATAGTTGCATATGCATCTAGAAACTTGTATAGGTATTTCAAATAGAGCATTGTGATGCAAATATGTAATTGTAACAATAAAAATATCCATAAATAAAACATTAATCCAGGATTATAGTCTTTTCAAaccatatatgtatgtatgtacaaGTAAAAGAAAAGGACGATTTTGTACAGTCGAAGTAGAACGTGCACCCGTATTATACAAATTTGTGACGAGTCTTATGGTTGAGCCGATGCCTTGCAAACGGGGCACCAGTTCTTTAACCGCAGCCACTGGTAAATGCACGCAGCATGGTAGCCATGGTTACATCCCATGCTTCCTAGCTCATCTCCTGGTATAAATTCTTCCTGAAAAGACATGAAATCAGCTTATAAAGCTTTCGATTAAGGAATAACGTGTTTTGTCGAGGATTTACATATATGCAAATATACAAAAAGGGTATTCAGATATATGTGTTTTAGAACTTAGTATACGATTATAGCAATTAGAATCCCGATTAATTAAGTGATTACTAATAAATTGGCCAAAAACAACATTCTTAAGTATTGTTAAAATCAGTGTTGTAAAAACCGTGACTAGTCGGTGATTAATCGCTAGTCAGCCAGTAACCGAGTAATTTTTCGTTAATCAGTCCAGTAATCGCTAGTCGGGCCTAGTCAGACCTAGTCGGCCAGCCAAAAATCGGCGATTCCGGCAAAAAACCTGTgtattccggccaaaacctctGAATTCCGGCCAGTTTCCAACCAAACCatgtgaattccaacaattaatcttgtatattaaaaaaatgagttgagtaagagttaaaacctagctacttaaaatatttacctataaaatgtgtatatgtatacataaaactgaaaactacatataaaaaacccgatccgagtaatcccgagtagtcgctagtccccaccgCACCGGCCGACTAGCGAGTTTACAACCTTGGTTAAAATATTTAAATTTGAAATATAGCAATAGTTATCAATAGTTAGAATATgtttcattatttttttatttatgattttttttttcaatcaaaagAAAGAGGCAAAGGTCTTCATAATACGATAAATATAATCTGGTATGAATTTGATTCAAAACTGATTTAGATCGTCGTATAATCAGATAATACAATAATCTGTTTGGTAACACGtacccaaacaccccctaaatacGCCTATATTGATATTAGGAATGATAAAAGGCGAATATAACAGCATAAGTATGTAAAACTTTTAATAAAAATGACAAGAAATTACCTGACAAATACTGCATTTTGTGTCATCCAAACACCAATTGCCTCTCATTCTACAATCCTTTACATGCAATGATTTGTATACACTGATATTAACGCATTTTGATAACTCCTCTTCGGATAATGCAGTGCTCACTACACCGATTTCATCCTCTAGAGCTAGTAGTTCCTATAAGCAAAAGTCAAATATGCAACACCAGAAGTCAAATATTGACTATTAAATTGACCAAACAGACCAACCTCATAGGACATGTTATCGATGTCGAGTCTCATGCCCCTATATTGATCATAGAAACTGAAACCACCAAGAAATGAATTTCCCAAAAATTGCTGCAGATGGAGAAATACAAGTTAGTCACTAAAGTTGGCAAATTTGACTCGTGTatgcatagttgtcaatagcgaccgctatagcgcgctatgtagcgaAGCGACCAAGTGTTGCTATTTGGGTCATAGCGACCAATAGCGTGAAAAgcgacagtttttttttttttttttttttatgtaaatagcaattagatatagctataaaatagctggatttataggtttttgttaaatatacatgtaaaatagcatatataccaaggtattatgatataatatacatttcaaaattctttttctagtgcatcgctatatataaaatagtggtcgctattcgctatgtagcatataggtccctTGGAGCTATTTttcgctattcgctattaacaactatgcgTGTATGGGTAGATTAGTCAATTTTGACACATTTAAATCGGCAAAGTTTGTTAACATGAAAAACATACGAAGCAGGTAGAAAGTCACCCTAACTATATTCAACATGTACAAAACcgaataaattattttatttaaaataactCAGATTATTATTGTAATAATTTAGGTTTTATAACGATATATAACACATTACCATTTTATAAATTCAATAAGAACATAAAAaaatgttttgttgttttttttaaactaCCTCAAATGATAACCCTTCTTCTTGATCAATCCTCTCAAGTGCAAGTAATACCTTCACGCCACAACACAAAAAAAATTACAGGTTGAtcataaataaagaaaaaaaaggtTACCAGTCTAAGATTGTGGCAATTCAACCCATTTACTTATTAAAGCCGACCCGGGTAAGTTTCATCTCTAAATGAAAAAgaatttttaaaaagaaaatggtCAAATGTGTCAAACGGGTTGAAAGATTCCAAAATAGTATTTTTGTTTAACGCATAAACCCTCCAATATTGTTTTCCAAAAAAAGGTGTATAATTAAATAAACCCGCCCGGTCCACCTAACTAGAACCCATGTGTATATAACAAACAGTTTTACATTTGCAATAGAATCCACATTATCGGTAAGCACATGAGTAGATTGAATTGGAGATGGATTATTCCCGTGAGCATCGGCAGGCCTTCGAGTCCTTACTGAAGAACTACCACCCCTTCCTCTAGCAGATGAGCTCGTTTCCCCTTCGTTTGACCTCTTTTTGACTATATTACTCCTCCTTCCACGGTCAAACGACCCACTTTGACCATCTTGGTTTGCAAGACCAGGTCTTTGACCATAAACTTTCCTTACCCTTGTATTAGACGATGACTCCACTTCATCTTCCCTCCTAACTGGTTTAGAAATCAACACACCTCTGTTTGACTCGGTTTGACTTTGACCATCTCGAGCTTTTGACTTAAGTTTGGCACGACTAAGCTCGTTTTCTTTCACCTTGGTGACTTTTTGAGGATGATTTGCGTGGTTAAGTCTGCCACTGCATCCAATTCTATTGCAGTATTGAACAACTTCTTCATCTCGAGAACTAGCAATCTTTCGTGCAGCAGAACTTGATTTCTTTTTAGGGGCAGCATTCAAGCCAACAGATCTCTTTCCAGAATATATATCCATATTGATTACGTCCCACGTCTGTTATCTGTCACGAAAGTTTTCTTGTAAAA from Helianthus annuus cultivar XRQ/B chromosome 7, HanXRQr2.0-SUNRISE, whole genome shotgun sequence includes the following:
- the LOC110868212 gene encoding E3 ubiquitin-protein ligase MBR1; amino-acid sequence: MDIYSGKRSVGLNAAPKKKSSSAARKIASSRDEEVVQYCNRIGCSGRLNHANHPQKVTKVKENELSRAKLKSKARDGQSQTESNRGVLISKPVRREDEVESSSNTRVRKVYGQRPGLANQDGQSGSFDRGRRSNIVKKRSNEGETSSSARGRGGSSSVRTRRPADAHGNNPSPIQSTHVLTDNVDSIANVLLALERIDQEEGLSFEQFLGNSFLGGFSFYDQYRGMRLDIDNMSYEELLALEDEIGVVSTALSEEELSKCVNISVYKSLHVKDCRMRGNWCLDDTKCSICQEEFIPGDELGSMGCNHGYHAACIYQWLRLKNWCPVCKASAQP
- the LOC110868211 gene encoding sucrose synthase 7, coding for MDFGIAASLVDALKQNRYHARRCFERFTSRGKRMVKPQELMNIIEKTIDDKLERTKVLEGSLGQILSSTQEAIVIPPYVVLGLRANPGQWAYVKVNADDVTVQSLTPSQYLKFKESIYDQEWAKDENALELDFGAFDFGTPRLILPSSIGNGLGYISKFMTSRIGGDLENAKPLLDHLLALNYHGEKLMINETIDTVSKLQKALIVADVYLSAHPKDEQYSTLEPKLKEWGFEKGWGDNAERVKETMKMLSEILQAPDPTNMELFFSRLPFIFNIVIFSIHGYFGQSDVLGLPDTGGQVVYILDQVKALEEEILLRIKQQGLNAKPRILVVSRLIPDAQGTKCNEEMEPILNTMHSHILRVPFRTLKGVVPQWVSRFDIYPYLERFSKDAATKILEVMECKPDLILGNYTDGNIVASLTAKKFGVTQGTIAHALEKTKYEDSDLNWKKFEKKYHFSCQFTADLISMNAADFIITSTCQEIVGSKQRPGQYETHAAFSMPGLCRVVSGINVFDPKFNIASPGAEQSVYFPYTETEKRLTSFHPAIKELLYNEKDNDEHMGYLADVTKPIIFSMARLDTVKNITGLTEWYGKNKRLRSLVNLVVVAGFFDPSKSKDREEMAEIKKMHQLIEKYKLKGQMRWIAAQNDRTRNGELYRCIADTKGAFVQPALYEAFGLTVIEAMNCGLPTFATNQGGPAEIVVDGVSGFHINPNNGDESSNKIADFFTKCKVDAEYWDRMSQAGLQRIYQCYTWKMYANKALNMGSMYGFWRQLNKENKQAKQRYIDILYNLQFKKLAKTIEIPDFVTPQHQEGAETKPTTSPLAEPVQKETGLLPMELTKRSQPRYIQDGSTLMSNARKPLIVLVSVLIVAYASRNLYRYFK